The DNA region CACGTTACCTGTCTCTCTTAGACTGCATGACGTACGACCGCTCTCGCCTCAGCTGTTCCAGTTTTTCCTTAACCAGTGTTTTCTGCTGGTTTCTATCCTCCTGAATCACAGAGGCCTACGTCAGTTCACAACCCCTCCTCAAAGAATCCGCCCCATGTCCTTGTAGACCTCTAGAGGGCTGTGCCCTTCGCAGCTCGCTCACGCCCTCTGTAGGCCAATATCTACACCGCTGAGCAAGACTGGATGGGTGGAACTCGCCTTTTTGAGGTTCTCGGTGAGCTGCCTGAGATCGTCCCCTTGTTTGTGACCCAGAAGGTCTTCATCGGACTTTCTGTTCTGGACTATGGACAAGCGTTCCTGAAACTGAAAGGGGTGGTGGGGCGGGGTGCAGGGAACATGTAATCAGTGAGAACGAGCAGAGTGTCCAAAAGTGCAATGACAGGCTCACCCTAAGAATCTGTCTTTGCTTGTCTTGCTGATACTTGCTCTCAACCTTCCGCTTGATGTCTACAAGGGTTCTCATGGTCGTCTCTTTCTCCATCTCAGAGATGTGCACCACTGTCATCTCTCTCTGAATGCAGTCCTGCAGGCAAACCAAGCCGGACAGTCACAAACAAGCAAGACGCTCTACCGGTGACCGTCGAAGTAACACGTTAGCCAGACCCTCACGCTGTCATTGACGACCTGATGCAGGTGAACCTTGGGTTCTTCCGGATGTCTGCGAGCAGCAGACTGAGTGCGAGAAGAACAGGAACCTT from Brienomyrus brachyistius isolate T26 chromosome 1, BBRACH_0.4, whole genome shotgun sequence includes:
- the LOC125713239 gene encoding uncharacterized protein LOC125713239 encodes the protein MAWSRPTEKTCKPETPDEAAVESEAGTHLKDEEVRNDLLPHEAPEGTSGEKTPHPTLFQCSPRVRCRQDQTVEPDTVIPAETLMPLESEITHDTDDNDDDDDQTTEEGSCSSRTQSAARRHPEEPKVHLHQVVNDSDCIQREMTVVHISEMEKETTMRTLVDIKRKVESKYQQDKQRQILRFQERLSIVQNRKSDEDLLGHKQGDDLRQLTENLKKEDRNQQKTLVKEKLEQLRRERSYVMQSKRDRNTAGFKELLGPVVMKRAEHEESYPV